From Nicotiana tabacum cultivar K326 chromosome 22, ASM71507v2, whole genome shotgun sequence, one genomic window encodes:
- the LOC107770741 gene encoding uncharacterized protein LOC107770741, translated as MSTDRTCNGSFWTKEEDKIFENTLAVYSSDDDLLMMMAAALPGKSLEDIKNHYEVLVEDVNAIESGLVPLPRYRNMQSHSLNKSRLPKADVERRKGVAWTEEEHKLFLKGLDKYGKGDWKSISRHCVLSRTPQQVASHAQKFFNRREGVNKERRRASIHDITSVDIETAGTSQVPNPENMIGPAGGGSQVTASTNDMTGAVDSGVVSTGVGTFTSPIAAIENKSMLPQEITIAEPEIAVSGGESSGPGAAFVNEVSRLYHDVTDDFILGIDDLIVEQEVTYEAGIQVDTERSLLPSQQPSTAAGNEIYGHPVTRIGSELEALITEHMVEDNEISSIFDVGKTPSSHAMLSSTAHSGMSSYTVAAHSGMPSYTVAAHSGMFSYTVAAHSGMSSYTVGSFGSNNAPENRVAAPGGGLTIDSQQLPSIAPSSNFSVGVCPNSNTSVRDEGIFYLGDLFTDHMI; from the exons ATGAGCACCGATCGGACATGCAATGGCTCCTTCTGGACTAAGGAGGAGGATAAAATCTTTGAGAATACCCTGGCGGTCTACTCTAGTGATGATGATCTATTGATGATGATGGCAGCAGCACTTCCTGGGAAATCACTTGAAGATATAAAAAATCACTATGAGGTATTAGTTGAGGATGTGAATGCGATTGAGTCTGGACTTGTTCCTTTACCTCGATATCGGAATATGCAAAGCCATTCCCTCAATAAAAGTAGATTACCAAAAGCAGATGTAGAACGGCGAAAAGGGGTTGCTTGGACAGAAGAGGAACACAA GTTGTTTCTTAAGGGGTTAGATAAATATGGAAAGGGTGATTGGAAAAGTATATCCAGGCACTGTGTGCTATCTAGAACACCGCAACAGGTGGCTAGCCATGCCCAAAAGTTTTTCAATCGCCGCGAAGGCGTCAACAAAGAGAGGAGAAGAGCAAGCATTCACGACATAACTAGTGTGGATATTGAAACTGCTGGAACTTCCCAAGTACCAAACCCCGAGAACATGATTGGACCTGCTGGAGGAGGATCACAAGTGACGGCAAGCACTAACGATATGACTGGAGCTGTTGACAGCGGGGTGGTATCAACTGGTGTTGGCACGTTTACCTCCCCAATTGCTGCCATAGAAAATAAGAGCATGTTGCCCCAGGAAATCACAATTGCTGAGCCGGAGATAGCAGTTTCTGGAGGAGAGTCCTCAGGCCCTGGTGCTGCATTTGTCAATGAAGTGAGTCGTCTGTACCATGATGTGACTGATGACTTCATATTAGGTATAGATGACCTAATCGTGGAGCAGGAGGTCACTTATGAAGCTGGGATTCAGGTTGACACTGAAAGATCCCTATTACCCAGCCAACAACCATCTACTGCTGCTGGCAATGAAATCTACGGTCATCCTGTCACTAGAATTGGGAGTGAACTAGAAGCGTTAATCACTGAGCATATGGTCGAAGACAACGAAATCAGTTCTATTTTTGACGTTGGAAAAACACCATCATCTCATGCAATGCTGTCCAGCACTGCTCATAGTGGAATGTCCAGTTATACAGTTGCTGCTCACAGTGGAATGCCCAGTTATACAGTTGCTGCTCACAGTGGAATGTTTAGTTATACAGTTGCTGCTCACAGTGGAATGTCCAGTTATACAGTTGGTAGCTTCGGTTCTAACAATGCACCTGAGAACAGGGTGGCTGCTCCAGGGGGAGGTTTAACCATTGACTCTCAGCAATTACCTTCCATTGCGCCCTCATCTAACTTTAGTGTTGGAGTGTGCCCCAACTCAAACACCAGCGTTCGCGATGAGGGCATCTTTTATCTGGGTGACCTGTTCACAGATCATATGATCTGA